A region of uncultured Desulfobacter sp. DNA encodes the following proteins:
- a CDS encoding AMP-binding protein, whose amino-acid sequence MNLFPETICINGAVHRVETLLEKSSPVCPAGIESDLIEFLAQWYGPQNFITVHTSGSTGAPKPIALDKQFVARSAGRTIQFFGLEPGQRVLLCLPLRYIAGKLMVIRALLGQLDLCPVDPASDFSFLAQCRDTPFRFAAMVPNQVSKLLDDPARFEGLDSLLIGGSALSSRLETRLQNVPTSCFASYGMTETATHIALRRINGPEASDGFHCLQGICVGLSETGCLTIDMQGLDRLVTNDLAQLDDAKTFRILGRADHVIICGGIKYFPETIEKKLEKAIEQPFFIGSLPDETLGRRMVLVIEALPDNVLEKRVAQSLARCLDRYERPRKIVFKKPFERTETGKIIRTF is encoded by the coding sequence GTGAATCTTTTTCCGGAGACCATATGCATCAACGGGGCCGTACACCGGGTGGAAACGCTTCTGGAAAAAAGCAGTCCGGTGTGTCCCGCGGGCATTGAATCCGATCTCATTGAGTTTCTGGCCCAATGGTATGGGCCGCAAAATTTTATCACCGTTCACACCTCCGGCAGCACCGGTGCGCCCAAGCCCATTGCTTTGGACAAGCAGTTTGTGGCCCGAAGCGCCGGACGCACGATTCAGTTTTTCGGGCTGGAGCCCGGGCAACGCGTCCTGCTGTGTCTGCCTTTAAGGTATATTGCCGGAAAGCTGATGGTGATCCGGGCGCTTTTAGGGCAGCTTGACCTTTGCCCTGTTGATCCGGCCAGTGATTTTTCCTTTTTGGCCCAATGCAGGGATACACCTTTTCGGTTTGCGGCCATGGTGCCCAATCAGGTGTCAAAACTTCTGGATGATCCGGCACGGTTTGAGGGGCTTGACTCTTTGCTTATCGGCGGTTCAGCCCTTTCGTCACGACTTGAAACCCGATTACAGAACGTCCCCACATCCTGTTTTGCAAGCTACGGCATGACGGAAACCGCCACACACATTGCCCTCCGCCGGATAAACGGGCCGGAGGCATCCGATGGTTTTCACTGTCTTCAGGGAATTTGTGTGGGATTGTCTGAAACGGGCTGCCTGACCATTGACATGCAGGGCTTAGACAGGCTTGTCACCAACGACCTGGCGCAGCTTGATGACGCAAAAACCTTTAGAATCCTGGGCCGGGCCGATCATGTGATCATCTGTGGCGGCATTAAATATTTTCCTGAAACCATCGAAAAAAAGCTGGAAAAGGCCATTGAACAGCCTTTTTTCATCGGCTCTCTGCCCGATGAGACTCTGGGACGCCGCATGGTTCTGGTCATTGAAGCCTTGCCTGACAACGTCCTTGAAAAAAGGGTGGCACAATCGCTGGCCCGGTGTCTGGACCGTTACGAACGGCCCAGAAAAATTGTGTTTAAGAAACCATTTGAGCGCACTGAAACCGGTAAAATCATAAGGACTTTTTAA
- a CDS encoding GFA family protein — protein MSTERKLICLSGKDKAKTFNFKSEGHIKNFCSNCGSALPNIQMDGGLLVVPAGSLDSDVQMEPQGHIY, from the coding sequence ATGTCAACAGAACGTAAGTTAATATGTCTATCGGGGAAAGATAAAGCCAAAACCTTTAATTTCAAATCAGAGGGGCATATAAAAAATTTTTGCTCGAATTGTGGATCAGCTCTTCCCAATATACAAATGGATGGAGGTCTGTTGGTTGTTCCAGCCGGAAGTCTTGACAGTGATGTGCAAATGGAACCTCAAGGCCATATTTATTGA
- a CDS encoding EFR1 family ferrodoxin (N-terminal region resembles flavodoxins. C-terminal ferrodoxin region binds two 4Fe-4S clusters.): protein MKIKSVRCICFSPTGTTRTIAENIVKGINPECVEFLDITKRSQRNGLFWLGKDEIVIFATPVYYGRVPEEILPFLTSLKGAQTSVVLVAVYGNRAVEDALMELNDIAVNIDCIPVAAGAFVAEHSYSSKRYPIAPNRPDKNDIRKAQAFGAAIRDKMQRLGSSGHATNISIPGQSPYIEPVNLNMIKKARSAITLTPETDTSKCTQCGQCVEVCPTGAISPDDVTQTDKWQCLICFACVKICPVEARQMNEPNFQSAIQALQQNCLDRKEPEIFL from the coding sequence ATGAAAATCAAATCAGTACGTTGTATCTGCTTTTCCCCAACTGGAACAACAAGGACTATTGCAGAAAATATTGTTAAGGGCATCAACCCTGAATGTGTGGAATTTCTTGATATAACGAAAAGATCACAGCGCAATGGTCTATTTTGGTTGGGTAAAGACGAGATCGTCATTTTCGCAACCCCCGTATATTACGGCCGTGTGCCAGAGGAAATTTTACCATTCCTTACCTCACTTAAAGGTGCGCAGACGTCTGTTGTACTTGTGGCAGTCTATGGTAATAGAGCTGTAGAAGATGCCCTCATGGAACTCAATGATATTGCTGTAAACATTGATTGTATTCCAGTAGCCGCAGGGGCTTTTGTTGCCGAGCATTCGTATTCTTCGAAAAGGTATCCGATTGCTCCCAATCGTCCCGATAAAAACGATATCCGCAAAGCGCAGGCGTTTGGCGCCGCAATTCGAGATAAAATGCAACGCCTTGGATCATCGGGGCATGCAACCAACATTTCCATCCCAGGTCAGTCACCCTATATTGAACCTGTGAATTTGAATATGATAAAAAAAGCACGATCGGCTATAACCCTGACTCCGGAAACAGACACATCCAAATGTACACAGTGCGGACAATGTGTCGAAGTATGTCCCACTGGAGCAATTTCTCCTGATGACGTCACTCAAACAGATAAGTGGCAATGTCTTATATGCTTTGCATGTGTGAAAATCTGTCCGGTAGAAGCAAGGCAAATGAACGAACCAAATTTTCAATCAGCTATCCAGGCATTACAACAAAACTGCCTGGATAGGAAAGAGCCAGAAATATTTTTATAA
- a CDS encoding D-serine ammonia-lyase, which produces MSNGSRTCRCSKTSWQASRFSGAIPNTREPGTLLTKCDNLLAVSGSIKARGGIYEVLKVAETLAFDQGLLTLKDDYACLAGEDFKRYFSQYSIAVGSTGNLGLSIGIMGAQLGFKVHVHMSADAALWKKQRLKTCGVNVIEYESDYSNAVAAGRRQAATDSRMHFIDDENSKDLLLGYAVAAGRLEKQLTEQNIRVGKDHPLFVYLPCGVGGGPGGITLGLKLVFGDFVHCFFAEPTPSPCMLLGLMTGLHDKISVRDFGLSNRTDADGLAVGRPSGFVGKTLGALISGVYTVPDADLYRLLQALADQESIFLEPSAAAGLAGPMGLLNSSQGLSYLNQHGLAPKLENAAHLVWGTGGGMVPETVMQEYYRHGR; this is translated from the coding sequence TTGAGCAATGGCAGCAGGACCTGCCGCTGCTCAAAAACATCATGGCAAGCCAGCCGGTTTTCTGGTGCAATCCCCAATACAAGAGAGCCGGGAACACTGTTAACAAAATGCGACAACCTTCTTGCTGTTTCGGGCTCCATCAAGGCCCGGGGCGGTATTTATGAAGTGCTCAAGGTGGCTGAGACCCTGGCTTTTGATCAGGGTCTGCTGACGCTTAAAGACGACTACGCCTGCCTTGCCGGGGAAGATTTCAAACGGTATTTCTCCCAATATTCCATTGCGGTGGGGTCCACAGGAAACCTGGGACTTAGCATCGGCATTATGGGCGCCCAACTGGGATTCAAGGTCCATGTGCATATGTCGGCAGATGCGGCGCTTTGGAAAAAGCAGCGCTTGAAGACGTGCGGGGTCAACGTGATCGAATATGAAAGCGATTACAGCAACGCCGTGGCCGCAGGACGAAGACAGGCGGCAACGGACTCCAGAATGCACTTCATTGACGATGAAAACTCAAAGGATCTTCTGCTGGGCTATGCCGTGGCTGCGGGACGGCTGGAAAAACAACTGACAGAGCAAAACATTCGCGTGGGCAAGGATCATCCGCTTTTTGTCTACCTGCCCTGCGGGGTCGGCGGCGGCCCCGGCGGCATCACCCTGGGCCTCAAACTGGTTTTCGGCGACTTTGTCCACTGTTTTTTTGCAGAGCCCACCCCGTCGCCCTGTATGCTTTTAGGGCTGATGACCGGGCTTCATGACAAGATCAGTGTCCGGGACTTCGGTCTTTCCAACCGTACGGATGCCGACGGCCTTGCCGTGGGACGACCCTCGGGTTTTGTGGGGAAAACTTTGGGGGCCCTGATCAGCGGGGTCTACACGGTTCCGGATGCCGACCTTTACCGGCTTTTACAGGCACTGGCCGATCAGGAATCCATTTTTCTTGAACCATCTGCGGCCGCAGGTCTGGCCGGCCCGATGGGCCTTTTAAACAGCTCCCAGGGCTTGAGCTACCTGAATCAACACGGGTTAGCTCCAAAACTTGAAAACGCCGCCCACCTTGTCTGGGGAACAGGCGGCGGCATGGTACCGGAAACGGTGATGCAGGAATATTACCGACATGGCCGTTAA
- a CDS encoding TetR/AcrR family transcriptional regulator, with translation MKKGKQSNIGTGNKQDERSRRTINRILDEARRLFAEYGFAGVSAEQIVTTAGVTRGALYHHFDGKKGLFRAVLNQVQTEIEKRVKTAVEQVLDPMEMLIAGNNEFLAACLDPGLQRILLTEGPAVLGWEEWREIDEDHVQGKYRAFLAELMANGVLRPFPVDALAHIISGAANEAAFWAARSEDPETALTQAQITMAEMIRSLSP, from the coding sequence ATGAAAAAAGGCAAACAATCCAATATCGGGACCGGAAACAAGCAGGACGAGCGTAGCCGGCGCACCATCAACCGTATCCTTGATGAGGCACGGCGTTTATTTGCCGAATACGGTTTTGCAGGGGTATCCGCCGAGCAAATTGTAACAACCGCAGGTGTTACCCGTGGAGCGTTATATCATCACTTTGATGGCAAGAAAGGGCTATTCCGTGCAGTACTGAATCAGGTGCAAACAGAGATCGAGAAGCGTGTGAAAACCGCTGTAGAACAGGTCCTGGACCCTATGGAGATGCTCATTGCAGGAAACAATGAGTTTTTAGCGGCCTGTCTCGACCCCGGTTTGCAACGTATTTTGCTTACCGAAGGACCGGCAGTTCTGGGCTGGGAAGAATGGCGGGAGATTGATGAAGATCATGTCCAAGGAAAATACCGCGCTTTTTTAGCAGAGCTCATGGCCAACGGAGTACTTCGCCCCTTCCCCGTTGATGCTTTGGCCCATATCATATCAGGTGCTGCCAATGAGGCGGCCTTCTGGGCAGCTCGGTCAGAGGATCCTGAAACCGCCCTAACTCAGGCTCAAATCACCATGGCCGAGATGATTCGCTCTTTGAGCCCCTGA
- a CDS encoding DUF1841 family protein: MEETNPYLGEKIIEGVRQQIAIDDPPEVKETYDRLIVDGHPEKEVFKMLACVLSTEMFEMMKQNRVFDRQLYVRRLLELPTLPWE, translated from the coding sequence ATGGAAGAAACGAATCCCTACTTGGGAGAAAAGATTATTGAGGGTGTCAGGCAACAGATAGCCATTGACGACCCTCCAGAGGTGAAGGAGACATACGACAGACTGATTGTCGACGGACATCCTGAGAAAGAGGTCTTCAAGATGCTTGCATGCGTTCTATCGACCGAAATGTTCGAGATGATGAAGCAGAACCGTGTCTTTGACCGCCAGCTTTATGTCAGACGACTTCTGGAGCTCCCAACGTTGCCATGGGAATAA
- a CDS encoding C45 family peptidase codes for MKKNVKMSLIELAGTPAEVGRGWGKAMAENMHQGLNRILTAVNEVHKTSRTEALSYAMKLWPTAKQFDPELEPFVRGQAQGAGMSLEEAWATRCGLELLFVNTGLAAMCTTLAGTGLATPDGQSIMGQNIDWFKGTPIALLHIKRSDGLRQLVLPLLGLGEYTLNSAGLACCLNGVSAMQPNLKPKISMGAYLPLSMRQTDITKARQLLEQACRGIVAVTLADAKGNLLCVEGTLDDYEVLQPHDGFLTHANNYKTLRFQAVDGCQMIFPDSQARTARMDELAAGLAGQLTPQTLGQALMDHQGFPNSICRHPDPSVPPGLQAESLGSFIMLPSEGAMLVAEGNPCTHEYVRYDV; via the coding sequence ATGAAAAAAAATGTAAAGATGTCGTTGATTGAATTGGCTGGTACACCAGCCGAAGTGGGCCGAGGCTGGGGGAAAGCCATGGCTGAAAACATGCATCAAGGCTTGAATCGGATACTAACCGCGGTTAACGAGGTACACAAGACCTCGCGCACGGAAGCCCTGTCTTATGCCATGAAGCTGTGGCCGACGGCTAAACAGTTCGACCCTGAACTTGAACCATTTGTTCGCGGTCAGGCCCAGGGTGCAGGAATGAGCCTGGAGGAGGCGTGGGCTACACGATGCGGCTTAGAGCTGCTTTTTGTGAACACCGGACTGGCTGCCATGTGCACCACCCTGGCCGGTACCGGTCTGGCTACTCCTGATGGTCAATCCATCATGGGCCAGAATATAGACTGGTTCAAGGGTACGCCGATTGCCCTTTTACATATCAAGCGAAGTGACGGCCTGCGACAATTGGTGCTGCCTTTGCTGGGCTTGGGTGAATACACACTTAATTCAGCAGGTTTGGCCTGTTGTCTCAACGGTGTTTCGGCCATGCAGCCAAATTTGAAACCAAAAATTTCCATGGGAGCTTATCTGCCACTATCCATGCGGCAAACCGACATAACCAAGGCACGCCAGTTGCTCGAACAGGCATGCCGGGGGATAGTTGCCGTTACCTTGGCAGACGCAAAAGGCAACCTTTTGTGTGTTGAAGGTACCCTGGACGACTATGAGGTCCTCCAGCCACATGACGGATTTCTTACCCACGCCAATAATTACAAGACATTGCGCTTTCAGGCAGTGGACGGCTGCCAGATGATATTCCCAGACAGCCAGGCTCGAACCGCACGCATGGATGAATTGGCCGCTGGACTGGCCGGACAACTTACACCCCAGACTCTTGGTCAAGCACTGATGGACCACCAGGGGTTCCCCAACTCAATCTGCCGCCACCCGGATCCGTCCGTGCCGCCGGGATTACAAGCGGAGTCGCTGGGGTCATTTATAATGTTGCCGTCCGAGGGCGCTATGCTGGTAGCCGAAGGCAACCCCTGCACGCATGAATATGTACGTTATGATGTTTGA
- a CDS encoding o-succinylbenzoate synthase produces the protein MMKARVIEHKLQFKRPAGTSRGVLNHRRVWYLVLEKEGRIGVGECAPLPGLSAETIPDVEQALAALAADPDGFCARSDPHSLPSSVWFAVETALKDLEEDSNQILFPSRFTSGEKGIPINGLIWMGELSFMKEQVRQKLDMGWRCIKLKIGALQFDDELAVLKGIRAEYSPDDVILRVDANGGFTPDQVMDRLGQLAELEIHSIEQPIAKGQWPQMAGICRHSPLDIAFDEELIGITERVEKIRLLDTLSPRYLVLKPSLHGGMKGCDEWIELARVRGIDWWITSYLESDLGLNAIAQWTFLKQPHLHQGLGTGQLFTNNMASPLAIRGEQLFFDPDKPFVFPGIF, from the coding sequence ATGATGAAAGCACGTGTCATTGAACATAAGTTGCAGTTTAAACGGCCTGCCGGAACTTCCCGGGGGGTGTTGAACCACCGCCGGGTCTGGTACCTTGTTCTGGAAAAAGAGGGCCGGATTGGGGTGGGGGAGTGCGCGCCTTTGCCGGGGTTGAGTGCTGAAACCATTCCTGACGTGGAACAGGCCCTTGCAGCGCTTGCCGCGGACCCGGATGGCTTTTGTGCCCGGTCAGACCCGCACAGTTTGCCCTCTTCGGTGTGGTTTGCCGTGGAAACAGCTCTCAAGGATTTGGAAGAGGACAGCAATCAGATCCTTTTTCCTTCCCGGTTCACCAGTGGAGAAAAAGGTATCCCCATCAATGGACTGATCTGGATGGGGGAACTGTCGTTCATGAAAGAACAGGTCCGGCAGAAACTGGATATGGGGTGGCGGTGCATCAAGCTTAAAATCGGAGCGCTTCAGTTTGATGATGAGCTTGCCGTCCTTAAAGGGATCAGGGCGGAATACAGCCCCGACGACGTCATTTTACGGGTGGATGCCAACGGCGGATTTACCCCTGACCAGGTTATGGACCGGCTTGGGCAACTGGCAGAGCTGGAAATCCACTCCATAGAGCAGCCCATCGCAAAAGGGCAGTGGCCGCAGATGGCCGGGATATGCAGGCACTCTCCCCTGGACATTGCCTTTGATGAGGAACTGATCGGGATTACGGAGCGCGTAGAAAAAATTCGTCTGCTGGACACCCTGTCCCCCCGGTACCTGGTCCTTAAACCCAGCCTGCACGGCGGGATGAAAGGCTGTGACGAATGGATTGAACTGGCCCGTGTCAGGGGTATCGACTGGTGGATCACCTCCTATCTTGAGTCCGACCTGGGTTTAAATGCCATTGCCCAGTGGACGTTTTTAAAGCAGCCCCATCTGCACCAGGGCCTGGGTACGGGGCAGCTGTTTACCAATAATATGGCATCTCCCCTGGCAATCCGCGGAGAACAACTTTTTTTTGATCCGGACAAACCGTTTGTCTTTCCGGGGATTTTTTAA